One Brevibacterium spongiae DNA segment encodes these proteins:
- a CDS encoding SipW-dependent-type signal peptide-containing protein: MSFRRAVFAAAAAAAAGALLIGGGATYAAWSASTESETTKVRAGTLEAEIAQSGPTSVSTGSNPNIVVPAGSKGIIPGVQAQRWTYTVSNSTESATAAVGTLDIAGTPSSADDYAAVRTYLRASATVNGTKKDIPSSAFTTSGFTHKVDLGKTLKPGGTATVTLDLSMPATATNSAGKKVDVAVELLNRRSASLDVQSIFTMRNSLQLKQAGKP, from the coding sequence ATGTCTTTCCGTCGCGCAGTGTTCGCTGCCGCAGCCGCCGCTGCGGCCGGCGCACTGCTCATCGGCGGCGGAGCGACGTATGCGGCGTGGTCTGCTTCAACAGAGTCGGAGACCACAAAAGTCAGAGCGGGGACACTTGAGGCCGAAATCGCTCAGTCCGGGCCCACCAGTGTCTCGACCGGGTCGAACCCGAACATCGTCGTGCCTGCAGGAAGCAAAGGGATCATTCCCGGAGTCCAGGCTCAGCGGTGGACGTACACGGTTTCGAACTCGACTGAGTCCGCCACTGCGGCAGTGGGAACCCTAGACATTGCGGGAACCCCGTCGAGCGCCGATGACTACGCAGCCGTGCGAACCTATCTGCGGGCTTCCGCCACCGTCAACGGCACGAAGAAGGACATTCCCAGCTCCGCCTTTACCACTAGCGGGTTCACCCACAAGGTGGATCTGGGCAAGACTCTCAAGCCCGGTGGCACCGCGACCGTCACTCTCGATCTGTCAATGCCGGCAACTGCGACGAATTCGGCAGGGAAGAAGGTCGACGTCGCAGTCGAGCTTCTCAACCGGCGCAGCGCCAGTCTGGACGTCCAGTCCATTTTCACGATGAGAAACTCGCTACAACTCAAGCAGGCGGGCAAGCCTTGA